In the Ensifer adhaerens genome, one interval contains:
- a CDS encoding glutamine synthetase beta-grasp domain-containing protein, producing the protein MTKFKLEYIWLDGYKPTPNLRGKTLIKEFDAFPTLEQLPFWGFDGSSTMQAEGSSSDCVLKPAAVYPDPERKNGVLVLCEVMMPDAKTPHPSNTRATVLEDDGAWFGFEQEYFFYQSGRPLGFPDAGFPAPQGPYYCGVGFSNVGDVARKIVEEHLDICLAAGINHEGINAEVAKGQWEFQVFGKGSRKAADEIWLARYLLQRLTEKYGIDVEYHCKPLGDTDWNGSGMHANFSTAYMREVGGKEYFEELMAAFAEARADHIAVYGPDNHMRLTGKHETASIHQFSYGVADRGASIRVPHSFVNNDYKGYLEDRRPNSKGDPYQIASQILKTISTVPTDVEKREAA; encoded by the coding sequence ATGACAAAGTTTAAGCTCGAATACATCTGGCTCGACGGTTACAAGCCCACCCCGAACCTGCGCGGCAAGACCCTGATCAAGGAATTCGACGCTTTCCCGACGCTTGAGCAGCTTCCCTTCTGGGGCTTTGACGGTTCCTCCACGATGCAGGCCGAAGGCAGCAGCTCGGACTGCGTGCTGAAGCCGGCTGCCGTCTATCCGGATCCGGAGCGCAAGAACGGCGTTCTCGTCCTCTGCGAAGTCATGATGCCCGATGCCAAGACGCCGCATCCGTCCAACACCCGCGCTACGGTCCTTGAGGACGACGGCGCCTGGTTTGGCTTCGAGCAGGAGTACTTCTTCTACCAGAGCGGTCGCCCACTCGGCTTCCCGGACGCCGGCTTCCCCGCGCCGCAGGGCCCCTACTACTGCGGCGTCGGCTTCAGCAATGTTGGCGACGTGGCCCGCAAGATCGTCGAAGAGCATCTCGACATCTGCCTGGCTGCCGGCATCAACCATGAAGGCATCAACGCCGAAGTCGCCAAGGGCCAGTGGGAGTTCCAGGTGTTCGGCAAGGGCTCGCGCAAGGCTGCCGATGAAATCTGGCTTGCCCGCTACCTCTTGCAGCGCCTGACTGAAAAGTACGGCATCGACGTCGAGTACCACTGCAAGCCGCTCGGCGACACCGACTGGAACGGCTCGGGCATGCACGCCAACTTCTCGACCGCCTACATGCGCGAAGTCGGCGGCAAGGAATACTTCGAAGAGCTGATGGCTGCTTTCGCCGAAGCTCGTGCCGACCACATCGCCGTCTACGGCCCGGACAACCACATGCGCCTGACCGGCAAGCATGAAACCGCCTCGATCCACCAGTTCAGCTACGGTGTTGCCGACCGTGGTGCGTCGATCCGCGTTCCGCACAGCTTCGTCAACAACGACTACAAGGGCTACCTGGAAGACCGCCGCCCGAACTCAAAGGGCGACCCCTACCAGATCGCTTCGCAGATCCTGAAGACGATCTCCACGGTCCCGACCGACGTCGAAAAGCGCGAAGCCGCCTGA
- a CDS encoding ABC transporter ATP-binding protein, with protein sequence MTGSSAPILTLDKVSKTFGNGPSAVRAARSISFSLHAGRALAVVGESGSGKTTCARIAMREYEPSEGRLLYKGKPVDAAGSKEIADYRRSVQMIFQDPFASLNPAHTIAYHLKRPLMLHRPDIRGTAVNEEIKALLRQVKLDPDIVAPKYPHELSGGQRQRVNIARALAAKPEVIVADEPTSMLDVSVRLGVLNLLSEMKREMNLGLLYITHDIATARYVAEDIAVMYAGQIVEWGNTGKVIDNPAHPYTKLLLSAVPDPDVRFDDPNAQVSSAQADETRRRSAADQATIREVEPDHFVRAA encoded by the coding sequence ATGACCGGCTCATCCGCACCCATCCTGACGCTCGACAAGGTCAGCAAGACCTTCGGCAACGGCCCGTCTGCCGTGCGTGCCGCGCGATCCATATCCTTCTCGCTGCATGCCGGGCGGGCGCTCGCCGTCGTCGGCGAATCCGGCAGCGGCAAGACCACCTGCGCTCGCATCGCCATGCGCGAATACGAGCCGAGCGAAGGACGGCTGCTCTACAAGGGCAAGCCCGTCGACGCGGCCGGATCCAAGGAAATCGCCGATTACCGCCGTTCGGTGCAGATGATCTTCCAGGATCCCTTCGCTTCGCTCAATCCGGCCCACACCATCGCCTACCACCTGAAGCGGCCGCTGATGCTGCACCGTCCTGACATCAGGGGCACAGCAGTCAACGAAGAGATCAAGGCGCTGCTTCGGCAAGTGAAGCTCGATCCTGACATCGTCGCGCCGAAATACCCGCACGAACTTTCCGGCGGCCAGCGCCAGCGCGTCAACATCGCCCGGGCGCTCGCGGCCAAGCCCGAGGTCATCGTCGCGGACGAGCCGACCTCGATGCTCGACGTTTCCGTGCGGCTCGGCGTGCTCAATCTCTTGAGCGAAATGAAGCGGGAGATGAACCTCGGCCTGCTCTACATCACGCACGACATCGCGACTGCCCGTTATGTGGCCGAGGATATCGCCGTGATGTATGCCGGCCAGATCGTCGAGTGGGGCAATACCGGCAAGGTCATCGACAACCCGGCCCATCCCTATACGAAGCTGCTGCTGTCGGCGGTGCCCGACCCGGATGTCCGCTTCGACGATCCGAATGCGCAGGTCAGTTCCGCCCAAGCAGACGAAACGCGCCGCCGCTCGGCGGCAGATCAGGCGACGATCCGCGAGGTCGAACCGGATCATTTCGTGCGCGCGGCCTGA
- a CDS encoding ABC transporter ATP-binding protein has protein sequence MTAPLLSVKNLTIDYIGETNDFRAVDDVGFDVAPGEVFGLAGESGCGKSTIAFAISRLHKPPALIRKESAILLDGRNVLDLDQKDLADFRWREVAMVFQSAMNSLNPVLRIEQQFYDVLRTHKRITRAQARERTAEMLKLVDISPDRMRDYPHQFSGGMRQRIVIAICLALNPRLIVMDEPTTALDVVVQREILQRINELRRKLGFAVLFITHDLGLMVQFCDRIGIMLGGKLVEQGAADAIYRTPEHDYTKKLWASFPSLHGGVLR, from the coding sequence GTGACCGCACCTTTGCTTTCGGTCAAAAACCTGACCATTGACTACATTGGCGAGACCAACGACTTCCGCGCCGTCGACGACGTCGGCTTCGACGTTGCCCCCGGCGAAGTCTTCGGCCTTGCCGGCGAATCCGGCTGCGGCAAGAGCACGATCGCGTTTGCCATCAGCCGCCTGCACAAACCGCCGGCACTGATCCGCAAGGAAAGCGCCATCCTGCTCGACGGCCGCAACGTGCTCGATCTCGACCAGAAGGACCTGGCCGACTTTCGCTGGCGCGAAGTGGCGATGGTGTTCCAGAGCGCAATGAACTCGCTGAACCCGGTGTTGCGCATCGAGCAGCAGTTCTACGACGTGCTGAGGACGCACAAGCGCATCACCCGCGCGCAAGCGCGCGAACGCACCGCCGAGATGCTCAAGCTTGTCGATATTTCACCCGACCGGATGCGCGACTATCCGCATCAGTTTTCCGGCGGCATGCGCCAGCGCATCGTCATTGCCATCTGCCTGGCGCTCAATCCGCGCCTTATCGTTATGGACGAGCCGACGACGGCGCTCGACGTCGTGGTGCAGCGCGAAATCCTGCAGCGGATCAACGAACTCCGGCGCAAGCTCGGCTTTGCCGTGCTCTTCATCACCCACGACCTCGGGCTGATGGTGCAGTTCTGCGACCGCATCGGCATCATGCTCGGCGGCAAACTGGTCGAACAGGGAGCCGCCGACGCCATCTACCGGACACCGGAGCACGACTATACCAAGAAGCTCTGGGCCTCCTTCCCCTCGCTGCACGGAGGCGTTCTCAGATGA
- a CDS encoding ABC transporter permease, which produces MKTSSFPLIHNRKAMVGALIVAFILAVAIAAPLLTSYDPGARVGRPHQAPSLQHWLGTTRIGQDVFTRLLYGARTSLAVGFGAGLLITAVGTALGIIAGYRGGKVDEVISFFTNMVLVVPNLPLLLVLAAFIGQASPWVIALILGGTSWAWGARVTRAETLSVKQKDYVKSAEMMGEPRWRIMTFEIFPNLISIVGINFIGSVIFAIITQATLEFLGLGDPKVVSWGTMLYGAQKASALSVGAWWDILTPCFALAFLGIGLSLLNFAVDEIANPRLRTGNRLGRWSALIRSGEGRL; this is translated from the coding sequence ATGAAGACCTCCTCCTTTCCGCTCATCCACAACCGCAAGGCCATGGTCGGCGCCCTGATCGTCGCCTTCATCCTGGCTGTCGCGATCGCAGCTCCCTTGCTAACCTCCTACGACCCGGGCGCCCGCGTCGGCCGCCCGCACCAGGCGCCATCGCTTCAGCATTGGCTCGGCACCACGCGCATCGGCCAGGACGTCTTCACCCGTCTCCTCTATGGCGCACGCACCTCGCTTGCGGTCGGCTTCGGCGCCGGGCTTCTGATCACAGCCGTCGGCACCGCGCTCGGCATCATCGCCGGCTACCGCGGCGGCAAGGTGGATGAGGTCATCAGCTTCTTCACCAACATGGTGCTCGTCGTCCCGAACCTGCCTCTTCTCCTGGTCCTTGCAGCCTTCATCGGCCAGGCGAGCCCGTGGGTCATCGCGCTCATTCTCGGCGGCACCTCCTGGGCCTGGGGCGCACGCGTCACCCGCGCCGAAACCCTCTCGGTGAAGCAGAAGGACTATGTCAAATCGGCCGAAATGATGGGCGAGCCGCGCTGGCGGATCATGACCTTCGAGATTTTTCCGAACCTCATCTCGATCGTCGGCATCAACTTCATCGGCAGCGTGATCTTCGCGATCATCACCCAGGCGACGCTGGAGTTCCTTGGCCTCGGCGATCCCAAGGTCGTTTCCTGGGGCACGATGCTCTATGGCGCGCAGAAGGCATCCGCCCTTTCGGTCGGCGCCTGGTGGGACATCCTGACGCCCTGCTTCGCGCTTGCCTTCCTCGGCATCGGCCTGTCGCTGCTCAACTTCGCTGTCGACGAGATCGCCAATCCGCGGCTTCGCACCGGCAACCGGCTCGGCCGCTGGTCCGCACTCATCCGCTCCGGGGAGGGCCGCCTGTGA
- a CDS encoding ABC transporter permease, with the protein MAFLLRRLCFYLAAFVAAATINFFLPRLMPGDPVQIMFSSAGAELPPESLQALKLTFGFVDGPLWQQYLTYLGSIFSGDLGRSIKYFPLPVTTVLGNALVWTVGLMGTATLVSFALGTFLGILAAWRRGSLFDVIVSVGAIFATSVPAVVTSLIVVFTFGFTLGWFPTGYAADPALDPAFTLEYIGSLLYHGILPMLTLCAVLTGGFAVTMRNNMINLLGEDYIVMARAKGLSDTRVMLWYAARNALLPTVSSLAIAIGTVLGGSLVTEVVFNYPGLGNILYQAILARDYPVIQGQLLIMTATMLVANFVVDVSYVLLDPRLKRA; encoded by the coding sequence ATGGCCTTTCTGCTACGCCGCCTGTGCTTTTATCTGGCGGCCTTCGTCGCGGCGGCGACGATCAACTTTTTCCTGCCGCGGCTGATGCCCGGCGATCCGGTGCAGATCATGTTTTCGAGCGCTGGTGCTGAACTGCCGCCCGAAAGCCTGCAGGCCCTGAAACTCACCTTCGGCTTCGTCGACGGGCCGCTTTGGCAGCAGTACCTCACCTATCTCGGCAGCATCTTCAGCGGCGATCTCGGCCGCTCGATCAAGTATTTCCCGCTGCCGGTGACCACGGTGCTCGGTAATGCGCTGGTGTGGACCGTCGGCCTGATGGGCACGGCGACGCTGGTCAGCTTCGCGCTCGGCACCTTCCTCGGCATTCTCGCGGCCTGGCGGCGCGGCAGCCTGTTCGACGTCATCGTTTCCGTCGGCGCGATCTTCGCGACCTCGGTTCCGGCCGTGGTCACCTCGCTGATCGTCGTTTTCACCTTCGGCTTCACGCTCGGCTGGTTCCCGACCGGCTATGCCGCCGACCCGGCACTCGATCCGGCCTTCACGCTCGAATATATCGGCAGCCTGCTCTATCACGGCATCCTGCCGATGCTGACGCTCTGTGCCGTTCTGACCGGCGGCTTCGCCGTGACCATGCGCAACAACATGATCAACCTGCTCGGCGAAGACTATATCGTCATGGCCCGCGCCAAGGGGCTTTCAGATACCCGTGTCATGCTCTGGTATGCGGCGCGCAACGCCCTGCTGCCGACCGTGTCGAGCCTCGCGATCGCCATCGGCACGGTGCTTGGCGGTTCGCTGGTGACCGAGGTCGTGTTCAACTATCCCGGCCTCGGCAACATCCTCTACCAGGCGATCCTCGCCCGCGATTACCCCGTCATCCAGGGACAGCTCTTGATCATGACCGCCACCATGCTCGTCGCCAACTTCGTCGTCGATGTCAGCTATGTGCTGCTCGATCCGCGACTGAAGAGGGCGTGA
- a CDS encoding ABC transporter substrate-binding protein, protein MKKSLLGAATALALIAGPAAAQTVLTANIEPATTWVRNFNPFNQTSARQSTLDFIYEPLVVFNRFDDNKPVFRLAESFKLSDDLKSIEFKLRPNLKWSDGKPLTATDVKFTYDYLKKFPALDFVSIWTFITGVEAVDAQTVRFTLANPSSLAAEQLAQLPIVPEHVWKDVAEPVTFANETPVGSGPLTEIPRFTGQTYDQCRNPHYWDAATLKVDCVRFPQLADNNQILTATASGTLDWGVSFIPDIENVYVAKDPEHFHFWYSPSSMVAFLFNQETANENNRKAFNDVKFRRAASMALDRGTMVDVAGYGYPTLNEDPAGMGELYKSWADPSVAADFGRYGKYDADAAKALLDEAGYADKDGDGFRDNPDGSKISFSIIVPSSWTDWIDTVTIAVEGLQAVGLDAKIETPEEAVWTGNLINGTFDAAINSLPASASPYYPYKRAFSSSDKGKTRFTSQRWFNPEVEALLTEFTQTADPAKQKEAMNKAQRIVAENMPMMPVFNNPNWYQYNTKRFKGWATAENPFVNPSITRNNPARLLHLLALEPVK, encoded by the coding sequence GTGAAAAAATCGCTTCTCGGCGCAGCCACCGCGCTCGCCCTCATCGCCGGCCCGGCCGCGGCACAGACCGTGCTGACGGCCAATATCGAGCCGGCGACCACCTGGGTTCGCAACTTCAACCCGTTCAACCAGACCTCGGCGCGCCAGAGCACGCTCGATTTCATCTATGAGCCGCTCGTCGTCTTCAATCGCTTCGATGACAACAAGCCGGTCTTCCGCTTGGCCGAGAGCTTCAAGCTCTCGGACGACCTGAAGTCGATCGAATTCAAGCTGCGGCCGAATCTGAAGTGGTCGGATGGAAAGCCGCTGACGGCGACCGACGTCAAGTTCACCTACGACTACCTGAAGAAGTTCCCGGCGCTCGATTTCGTCAGTATCTGGACCTTCATCACCGGCGTCGAAGCGGTCGATGCCCAGACCGTACGGTTCACCCTCGCCAATCCGAGCTCGCTCGCCGCCGAACAGCTCGCGCAGCTGCCGATCGTGCCGGAGCACGTCTGGAAGGACGTCGCCGAGCCGGTGACCTTCGCCAACGAAACGCCTGTCGGCAGCGGTCCGCTGACCGAAATTCCGCGCTTCACCGGCCAGACCTACGACCAGTGCCGCAACCCGCATTACTGGGATGCGGCAACCCTCAAGGTCGACTGCGTACGCTTCCCGCAGCTCGCCGACAACAACCAGATCCTGACGGCGACCGCGTCGGGCACGCTCGACTGGGGCGTCTCCTTCATTCCGGATATCGAGAACGTCTACGTCGCCAAGGATCCGGAGCACTTCCATTTCTGGTATTCGCCGAGCAGCATGGTCGCCTTCCTGTTCAACCAGGAAACCGCGAACGAAAACAACCGCAAGGCCTTCAACGACGTGAAGTTCCGCCGCGCCGCCTCGATGGCGCTCGACCGCGGCACGATGGTCGACGTCGCCGGCTACGGCTACCCGACGCTCAACGAAGACCCGGCCGGCATGGGCGAGCTCTACAAGAGCTGGGCCGATCCGTCGGTTGCGGCTGATTTCGGCAGGTACGGCAAGTACGATGCCGATGCCGCCAAGGCGCTGCTCGACGAGGCCGGCTATGCCGACAAGGACGGCGATGGCTTCCGCGACAACCCCGACGGCAGCAAGATCTCCTTCTCGATCATCGTTCCGAGCTCGTGGACCGACTGGATCGATACCGTGACGATCGCCGTCGAAGGCCTACAGGCCGTCGGCCTCGATGCCAAGATCGAGACGCCGGAAGAGGCTGTCTGGACCGGCAACCTGATCAACGGCACCTTCGACGCCGCGATCAACAGCCTGCCGGCGTCCGCCTCGCCCTACTACCCCTACAAGCGCGCCTTCAGCTCGAGCGACAAGGGCAAGACCCGCTTCACCTCGCAACGCTGGTTCAATCCGGAAGTCGAGGCCCTGTTGACCGAGTTCACGCAGACGGCTGACCCGGCCAAGCAGAAGGAAGCGATGAACAAGGCGCAGCGCATCGTCGCCGAGAACATGCCCATGATGCCGGTGTTCAACAACCCGAACTGGTACCAGTACAACACCAAGCGCTTCAAGGGCTGGGCGACGGCGGAAAACCCCTTCGTCAATCCCTCGATCACCCGCAACAACCCGGCGCGTCTCCTGCACCTCTTGGCGCTTGAGCCGGTGAAATAA
- a CDS encoding glycoside hydrolase family 3 N-terminal domain-containing protein, with translation MSSTPLALFVGLPNPTLSDNEFALFRETNPLGLFVGRRNLREPGQVKVLIELFREAVGREDAPVFTDQEGGRVQHLDAGPWPLFRSFGEFAELARRDFALGKKALRLSSQAMGTMMSELGLTSGCSPVLDLVFSTTSSVIGARAFGADPDFIAALGREVVDGLLETGNMPVMKHIPGHGRATLDSHKERPVVDASRELLTSTDFKPFVALRDTPWAMVAHVVYSAFDKELPASISPVMHDVIRNNMGYDGVLISDCIFMESLRGTLPERVRQVLDAGFDIALHSHGDLAESEAAAKAASPLTAAAQKRIEAANSRLGTLKVDVRAVHAEVEDMFNSALVA, from the coding sequence ATGTCCTCGACCCCGCTCGCCCTCTTCGTCGGCCTTCCGAACCCCACGCTGTCAGACAACGAATTCGCGCTGTTCCGCGAAACCAATCCGCTCGGCCTCTTCGTCGGCCGCCGCAACCTGCGCGAACCCGGCCAGGTGAAGGTGCTGATCGAGCTTTTCCGTGAAGCGGTCGGCCGCGAAGACGCACCCGTCTTCACCGACCAGGAAGGCGGACGCGTCCAGCATCTCGACGCCGGTCCCTGGCCGCTGTTCCGCTCCTTTGGCGAATTCGCAGAACTCGCCCGCCGTGACTTCGCCCTCGGCAAGAAGGCGCTGCGCCTGTCGAGCCAGGCCATGGGCACGATGATGAGCGAGCTTGGCTTGACGAGCGGCTGCTCGCCGGTGCTCGACCTCGTCTTCTCGACGACGAGCTCCGTCATCGGCGCCCGCGCCTTCGGCGCCGACCCGGACTTCATTGCAGCACTCGGCCGCGAAGTGGTCGACGGCCTGCTCGAGACCGGCAACATGCCGGTCATGAAGCACATTCCCGGCCACGGCCGCGCGACGCTCGATTCGCACAAAGAGCGCCCGGTCGTCGACGCCTCGCGCGAATTGCTGACGTCCACCGACTTCAAGCCGTTCGTTGCTCTGCGCGACACGCCCTGGGCCATGGTCGCGCACGTCGTCTACTCGGCCTTCGACAAGGAACTGCCGGCGTCGATCTCGCCGGTCATGCACGATGTCATCCGCAACAACATGGGCTATGACGGCGTGCTCATCTCCGATTGCATCTTCATGGAATCGCTGCGCGGCACCCTGCCAGAGCGCGTCCGCCAGGTGCTCGATGCCGGTTTCGACATCGCGCTCCACAGCCATGGCGATCTCGCTGAAAGCGAAGCGGCAGCCAAGGCCGCAAGCCCGCTGACCGCCGCCGCGCAGAAGCGCATCGAGGCCGCTAACTCCCGGCTCGGCACGCTCAAAGTCGACGTGCGCGCCGTGCATGCGGAAGTCGAGGACATGTTCAACAGCGCCCTCGTTGCCTGA
- a CDS encoding GNAT family N-acetyltransferase, with protein MPDMLVSLYSPILGELKRRTETDKVTIRPALPPEMGLVVDWVRENFSENWASEVTVAFTRRPVACLIAVDDGKLLGFACYDTTAPGFFGPTGVDPVARGKGIGVALLSGCLDTMKTLGHAYAFIGDAGPVDFYAKTVGAVPIPAPDKGIYQGMLRRPSK; from the coding sequence ATGCCTGACATGCTGGTGAGCTTGTATTCGCCGATCCTCGGTGAACTCAAGCGCAGAACCGAAACCGACAAGGTGACGATCCGTCCCGCCTTGCCGCCGGAAATGGGCCTGGTCGTCGACTGGGTGCGCGAGAATTTCAGCGAAAACTGGGCAAGTGAAGTGACTGTCGCCTTCACACGCCGACCGGTCGCCTGCCTCATCGCGGTCGATGACGGCAAGCTCCTCGGATTTGCCTGCTATGACACGACGGCGCCAGGCTTCTTCGGCCCGACGGGCGTCGACCCCGTAGCCCGGGGCAAGGGCATCGGCGTCGCCCTGCTATCCGGCTGTCTCGATACCATGAAGACGCTCGGTCACGCCTATGCCTTCATCGGCGATGCCGGCCCCGTCGATTTCTACGCAAAGACCGTTGGCGCCGTGCCAATCCCCGCCCCCGACAAGGGGATCTACCAGGGCATGCTGCGTCGCCCTTCCAAGTAA
- a CDS encoding YbaN family protein: MNPALRILCLCLAWLMVGLGVVGAFLPVLPTTPFLLLAAGLFARASPRLEQWLLNHRVFGTSLRLWRERGAISKRAKTGAVSLMAASFGLFFFLGNPSLTLAVIVAAAMALPALFILTRPAE; the protein is encoded by the coding sequence ATGAATCCCGCCCTTCGCATCCTCTGTCTTTGCCTGGCGTGGCTGATGGTCGGGCTGGGTGTCGTCGGGGCTTTTCTACCCGTCCTGCCGACGACCCCGTTCCTGCTTCTAGCGGCGGGGCTCTTCGCCCGCGCATCGCCGCGATTGGAGCAATGGCTGCTCAACCATCGCGTCTTCGGGACTTCACTACGGCTCTGGCGTGAAAGGGGAGCGATCTCCAAGCGCGCGAAAACCGGCGCGGTGAGCCTGATGGCCGCAAGCTTCGGCCTCTTCTTTTTTCTCGGCAATCCCAGCCTGACGCTGGCCGTCATCGTTGCGGCGGCGATGGCGCTTCCCGCGCTGTTCATTCTGACGCGTCCCGCAGAATAG